CTGGTTTCCACCCGTACTTTTAGCATGCCTTAGAGTAGCTTGGGGATCAGaagttatttctatttttgaagGCGTGTGTATTACAATTTGTTTTGTCCTTTCGTCCGCTTCTTacatcaaaatttatttcattgttcgTCACCATCATATCCAGATTCACGCTCATCAACAAGCTGTAAACTGTTTTAATATTAGTGTAAATATTCCAGATAGTAATAACATGATAATATCAAAGAAACGTGCTTTAAAGACTTTTATATATTTCATCTGCATGATATGTTGTTACTTACCTTATCTATCTTTTTCATTGCTACATGCCACCTCAGTTATAGGCTATGAGAAAAATTGGTTCTTTGCAGAGACTGTTGTGTTCCTGAACTCGTCCGTAAATCCATTTTTGTACTGTTGGTGTAATCGTGAAATCCGAACGTCAACTGTAAAGGTAGTCCGAAAAATGATGTGTAAACAAACGGAAGAAGCCAGCGAGCTTGAAGTTTAAACTTGTATTTGTATAGAGACCTTCACCGCGGTATGCAAACTTCCTTAAACTTTGCCTTGTaattataaggaatgggctccctcagttaaattataagaacaaaatattaagTAAACAGAAATATACATGCAAAAGGGTCAGTGTGAGTATGGAAAGCACTCCTCGACATTATTCTCACAACCCTTTTTTGACGTGTAATTAATCTTTAGTTATGGGGTTGGGATGAAACGGGTCGAAGTTAAGAATTTTTAGTCTCCAGCTCAGCGCCAGGTGAAGATccattttataaatatataaaaatatttattttaaaaacccCTAATTACTATTCATCATAACTCAAACAACTGCGCGCTTTACtacttatttttaaaaaaaaaatagagaaaggCACAAATTATTACCAGAAAAATTACCCGGTCTGTGTGTATATTTATTTAGTGCTATTATGAAAAAACATCTGAACCAATAAACGTCTGTCACCTGCCATATTAGCTAAGCATGAGATCAAAGGCAAATGTTGAATAACCATAAATTGGTAAAGATTTTCAGTGTTCCAACAACTTCCGCTCAAACTAGTGACACTTTTTAATTCTCCAAGACTATTTTGAGCATTCCGGAGCGTATTTTAGCATATCATTTTTGTTATGTTCCTTTTTCAACTGCTAAAAGTGAAAACAATATATCATTACTGTCTCCTTTTCTATACATCTCCCTCGAAATTTTTAAGTTCGCTAAGGTAATGGAGCGGAGAATTCTAAACTTTAATTGTTGAATTGTGTCTCAGTGACAAATCATAATTTCAGCCTTCCTTGTAGTTACATAATATTATTGATCCTTTTCCACAAGAACATAGACCGTCTTAGCATCATCATAGTGCGGGGTAATGGTAGAGAGTCCGaattttaacaataaaatttatctatttaccaTTAGAGGGAGGGAGAAAGACCCTGAAATCTTTGTCTTGGTAGACCTGATGAATCGAACACATGTCTGATCTAAATGATTATAACTTGAATTCGTATTCAAATACTCCCTGTACGAAAGAAAGTTATTAACACCCAATAAGTCGTGCTCGTTGGTAAATTTGTAGCGCTTGCAGTGGCTGATTTTGTCGTCTAGTTTCCTTCTGTTAGTAAGACGTAAAAGTATGAGTTTTCCAGTAATGTTTAGTATTATTAGTGAGTTCTATTTAGGTCTACATCGGATCAGAAACGTTTCTGTGAAACGATCAAGCCAATTTCACCTGCAATTCAGTTAGAAACAAGTCGAAAGGTTAAAGCAAGAAAGCACTCGTGCGCTTAGCCTGCGTAACTGCCGGGGTTAGTGCTGCTGTTTTAGGGCGTAGCGTTATAGAACTGCGTGAAAGATGTGCCTTATCATTCTGCTTGTCATGCAGACCCTTGTAAGGCAAAAATTTCTGAGAAACTAGTTCTAAGCTTACTAAAACCTTCTTGTTTCACCATTCAACgctcctcttcttctttctaTCAAATTAGTAAGTCCCATAGTAAATTAATTCTTGCATTTTGGTACACTGCAAAATTCCCTTGACGTGCAAATATTTTACTGGTTTACCGTGCATGGCTTCAACATTtgttttcgctttttttctCGCAGACTCGCGCGTGGGAGCCGTAATTGAAATACACCAGTCAGATGCGATAGTAATCGTGCCGACTGTTTCAGATCTTTCGAAAGAGAAATAAATGGTTTAAACTGAGTAGTAACTGACTTTCGCAGCGTTAAGATGTGGGTACTGAATTTGctcttttaacaaaaatttttaaaaacgagaagtaggaattataaaaattaaacatCCGATTAATGTAAAACAGGAAGTTGTCGCTGCTGTCATTTTTACCCCAGGGGTAATTCAAGTAGTCTGCATCGCACTGGCGTAATCTTTCCTAGgctagtaacgtctgcgaagcggCGCCGAGATCCTTGTTGTGGGTACCTAACGGACTCAACCAAATACCGGAAGCGCATTTCGAATTTTCCTTCAC
The genomic region above belongs to Porites lutea chromosome 12, jaPorLute2.1, whole genome shotgun sequence and contains:
- the LOC140921782 gene encoding cannabinoid receptor 1-like; translation: MPNYSSFNNNESNSDNTGKMDNISNFETIVVINCILNVPLMLTSITGNALVLAAILRTPSLCSVPSIIFLCSLASTDFLVGLVGQPFYIASELYHSTDGPLSKVEALISVSLCGVSLATITAISVDRLLALHYHMTYPNLMTTKRAIYASASLWFPPVLLACLRVAWGSEVISIFEGVCITICFVLSSASYIKIYFIVRHHHIQIHAHQQAVNCFNISVNIPDSNNMIISKKRALKTFIYFICMICCYLPYLSFSLLHATSVIGYEKNWFFAETVVFLNSSVNPFLYCWCNREIRTSTVKVVRKMMCKQTEEASELEV